Proteins from one Cicer arietinum cultivar CDC Frontier isolate Library 1 chromosome 3, Cicar.CDCFrontier_v2.0, whole genome shotgun sequence genomic window:
- the LOC101500730 gene encoding PWWP domain-containing protein 1: MSDASHFQSQPSNPDSPTPSASEPHARVSPNDNSQYQLVSSTEDFKVRVRVSPDDASTVERFESQNDQTSRRRDSDKFPSSDSKSLLSEFDEYVASERNSVTQTDLGYGFEVGDLVWGKVKSHPWWPGHIYNEAFASPSVRRARREGHVLVAFFGDSSYGWFEPAELIPFDANFAEKSQQTFSRTFVKAVEEAVDEASRRRGLGLACKCRNPDNFRLTHVEGYYSVDVMDYEPGGFYSDSQIRKARDSFNPIETLDFVRELALTPLDGEHGSIGFLNNKATVSAYRKAVFEQHDETYAQAFGVQRARPSRPQNVPLNQPARQPPKAPLSGPLVIAETLGGGKSASKSIKFKDSSKKDRYLFKRRDDSSNSFQLAHREEVPDAAGSFVFQKRAPLVPVMPRNLESRADTGFVSHDGASSTSDAVGLIGQIQAENSGLVPQTISLDAKTHLDKGKMAYSEETAHSIEQDNISSKNMGRSDVSGELPLQSTVDVNAKHDRTAKLSEPCEDFKQSEQGLLLTVVDGGKDTHQVKSENNVTNSPVEAKHREISAVKKIKGQKRPVDDLNSKTSVIEERKKKKKKNLNLQPTSDHMEKHSTSGKSVLLSGNLSGKLVSTTLSPREGIHPEQMQVDFSARNSQPVDALGDVNFELPQLLCDLQTLALNPCHGIERNVPVAVRQFFLRFRSLVYQKSLASSPPPENEAPEARVTKSPSSVRISDNPEDHIRASPLVTPAKHARSDDPSKSGRKRNPSDRQEEIAAKRLKKIKDIKALAADKTASNQKTSEARREDKAASSQKTSSEARREDKAASSQKTISEARREDGKEPVSQAPSKFVKPDSAKKVYRPSKAVQPTTLVIKFPPQTSLPSVAELKARFARFGPMDQSGFRVFWKSSTCRVVFLYKADALAAYKFSEANQSLFGSTGVRCFLREFGDSAPEASEATKVKGDDGVNETPRIKDPAVVQQQTSVSSLKPLLPQPTIQLKSCLKKSTGDESGQVTGNGSSSKGNPRVKFMLVGEESSRGEPLIVGSKNNNASFSDAGAPPIAMDFISKNVQKVTTTSQPPLLILPHASQFTKTPQHNLRNPELAMASRNNPNFINATASATATSVDISQQMISLLTRCSDVVTNLTGLLGYVPYHPL; this comes from the exons ATGAGCGACGCTTCTCATTTTCAATCACAACCTTCCAATCCCGATTCTCCAACACCTTCCGCGAGTGAACCTCACGCTAGGGTTTCTCCAAATGATAACTCCCAATACCAACTCGTTTCTTCCACCGAAGATTTTAaagttagggttagggtttctCCCGACGACGCATCTACCGTCGAACGATTTGAATCTCAAAACGACCAAACAAGTCGACGTCGTGATTCCGATAAATTTCCAAGTTCTGATAGCAAATCGCTGTTATCAGAATTCGACGAATACGTAGCTTCAGAGAGAAATAGTGTAACACAAACGGATCTAGGGTATGGTTTTGAAGTTGGCGATTTAGTTTGGGGGAAAGTGAAATCTCACCCTTGGTGGCCAGGGCATATATACAATGAAGCATTTGCATCTCCATCGGTTCGTCGCGCGAGGAGGGAAGGTCATGTTTTGGTGGCTTTCTTCGGTGATAGTAGTTATGGTTGGTTTGAACCGGCTGAACTTATTCCTTTCGACGCAAATTTCGCCGAGAAATCACAGCAGACGTTTTCAAGAACTTTTGTGAAAGCAGTGGAAGAGGCTGTTGATGAAGCTAGTAGGAGACGCGGTCTTGGATTGGCTTGTAAGTGTAGAAATCCTGATAATTTTCGATTGACGCATGTTGAAGGATATTATTCTGTTGATGTGATGGATTATGAACCTGGTGGGTTTTATTCTGATAGTCAGATTAGGAAGGCTAGAGATAGTTTTAATCCGATTGAAACTCTCGATTTCGTTAGAGAGTTGGCCCTTACTCCCCTTGATGGAGAGCATGGGAGTATTGGTTTTCTTAATAATAAGGCTACTGTTTCTGCTTATCGAAAGGCCGTTTTTGAGCAACATGATGAGACTTATGCACAGGCTTTTGGAGTTCAGCGGGCGCGCCCTTCTCGGCCTCAGAATGTTCCCCTTAATCAGCCTGCCAGGCAGCCTCCTAAAG CTCCTTTGAGTGGTCCATTGGTGATAGCAGAAACTTTGGGTGGTGGGAAAAGCGCTTCTAAATCTATTAAATTTAAGGACAGTTCAAAAAAGGATAGGTACCTTTTTAAGCGGAGAGATGATTCAAGTAACTCTTTCCAATTAGCACACAGGGAAGAGGTACCTGATGCAGCTGGGAGTTTTGTATTTCAGAAGAGGGCTCCACTTGTGCCTGTGATGCCTCGCAATTTAGAAAGTCGTGCAGACACAGGGTTTGTTAGTCATGATGGTGCAAGTTCAACTTCAGATGCTGTTGGTTTAATAGGTCAGATTCAAGCAGAAAATAGTGGTCTTGTACCCCAAACCATATCCTTAGATGCAAAGACTCATCTTGATAAGGGGAAAATGGCCTATTCTGAAGAAACGGCCCATAGCATTGAACAGGATAATATTTCAAGTAAAAACATGGGTAGGTCTGATGTGTCTGGGGAGTTGCCATTACAAAGCACTGTTGATGTGAATGCCAAACATGACAGGACTGCAAAACTGTCAGAACCATGTGAAGATTTTAAGCAATCAGAGCAAGGACTTCTTCTGACCGTTGTTGATGGAGGAAAAGACACACACCAAGTTAAGAGCGAAAATAATGTAACTAATTCACCAGTTGAAGCAAAGCATCGCGAAATTAGTGCAGTGAAGAAGATAAAAGGCCAAAAGCGACCTGTAGATGACTTGAACTCCAAGACTTCTGTTATTGaggagagaaagaaaaaaaagaaaaagaatctAAACTTACAGCCGACGTCAGACCATATGGAGAAGCATTCTACTTCTGGAAAATCTGTACTCCTTTCAGGAAATTTAAGTGGAAAACTTGTCTCGACCACTTTGTCTCCTAGAGAAGGGATTCATCCAGAACAAATGCAGGTAGATTTTAGTGCCCGTAATTCACAACCCGTGGATGCCTTAGGTGATGTTAATTTTGAATTGCCACAACTTTTGTGTGATTTGCAAACTCTTGCTTTGAATCCTTGCCATGGCATTGAAAGAAATGTCCCTGTAGCTGTTCGCCAATTCTTCTTGCGGTTTAGATCTCTTGTTTACCAGAAAAGCTTGGCATCATCTCCACCACCAGAGAATGAAGCTCCAGAAGCCCGTGTTACCAAATCTCCTTCCAGTGTCAGGATATCTGACAATCCTGAGGATCATATCAGAGCTTCACCACTTGTAACACCTGCAAAACATGCTCGATCAGATGATCCTTCAAAATCTGGGCGGAAAAGGAACCCCTCTGATCGCCAAGAAGAAATTGCTGCAAAGAGGTTGAAGAAAATCAAGGATATAAAGGCACTAGCTGCAGATAAGACAGCTTCCAATCAGAAAACTTCTGAAGCTCGGCGAGAAGATAAGGCAGCTTCCAGTCAGAAAACATCTTCTGAAGCTAGGCGAGAAGATAAGGCAGCTTCCAGTCAGAAAACTATTTCTGAAGCTCGGCGAGAAGATGGAAAAGAACCTGTATCCCAGGCTCCATCCAAGTTTGTGAAACCAGACTCGGCCAAGAAAGTTTACCGACCATCTAAAGCAGTTCAGCCCACCACATTGGTGATCAAGTTTCCTCCCCAAACATCACTTCCATCTGTGGCAGAGCTGAAGGCAAGATTTGCTCGCTTTGGACCGATGGATCAATCGGGTTTCCGTGTATTTTGGAAGTCATCAACTTGCCGTGTTGTTTTCTTGTACAAGGCTGATGCACTAGCTGCATATAAATTTTCTGAAGCAAACCAATCCTTATTTGGCAGCACAGGTGTGAGGTGCTTTCTTCGGGAATTTGGAGATTCTGCACCTGAAGCATCTGAAGCTACCAAGGTTAAGGGAGATGACGGGGTCAATGAAACACCTCGGATCAAGGATCCTGCTGTAGTTCAGCAACAGACATCAGTTTCATCGCTGAAACCTCTTCTTCCACAGCCAACAATCCAGCTCAAATCCTGCCTGAAGAAATCTACAGGTGACGAGTCAGGTCAGGTTACTGGTAATGGAAGTAGTAGTAAAGGAAACCCACGTGTAAAATTCATGTTAGTTGGGGAAGAAAGTAGTAGGGGGGAGCCATTAATAGTGGGTAGTAAAAACAACAATGCTAGTTTTTCAGATGCTGGTGCACCTCCTATTGCAATGGATTTTATTAGTAAGAATGTTCAAAAGGTCACTACCACTTCACAACCTCCTTTGCTCATTCTTCCCCATGCTTCTCAGTTTACTAAAACACCACAACATAATTTGCGTAATCCTGAATTGGCAATGGCATCTAGAAACAACCCTAATTTTATCAACGCCACCGCGTCAGCCACTGCAACCTCGGTTGATATATCACAGCAGATGATAAGTCTTTTGACGAGGTGCAGTGATGTTGTGACTAACCTGACGGGTTTATTAGGCTATGTACCATACCATCCACTTTGA
- the LOC101500419 gene encoding putative protease Do-like 14 isoform X2: MSYFLSKLVRFNRSSVVGAVGIVSVGSTLLFSDDDTRFRTFVTARLPLPSQDASLLTLAVPNDLFPPHLPSFGQHGILSLSSYRVGPGSSSDISKEASGAVHDGSKPCGCFGRDTIANAAAKVGPAVVNISIPQDFYGVTTGRSIGSGTIIDKDGTILTCAHVVVDFHGSRSSSKGKIEVTLQDGRTFEGKVVNADMHSDIAVVKINSETPLPDAKLGNSSRLRPGDWVIAMGCPLSLQNTVTAGIVSCVDRKSSDLGFSGLPREYLQTDCAINVGNSGGPLVNMDGEIVGVNIMKVLSADGLGFSVPINSVCKIIEHFKKSGRVIRPWLGLRMLDLNEMIIAQLKKKDASFPNVSKGILVPMVTPGSPGDRAGFCPGDVVIQFDGKPVESMKEI; encoded by the exons ATGAGCTATTTTCTG AGTAAACTTGTTCGTTTTAATAGAAGCTCTGTGGTTGGAGCTGTTGGGATCGTGTCTGTTGGTTCGACTCTACTCTTCTCCGATGATGATACTCGTTTCA GAACGTTTGTAACTGCGCGGTTACCTTTGCCATCACAAGATGCGTCATTGTTGACATTGGCCGTGCCGAATGATTTGTTTCCTCCACATTTGCCTTCTTTTGGTCAACATG GAATACTTTCGCTGTCATCTTATAGAGTCGGTCCTGGTTCTTCCTCCGACATATCCAAGGAAGCTTCTGGGGCTGTTCATGATGGATCAAAACCATGTGGTTGTTTTGGCAGAGATACTATTGCAAATGCTGCAGCGAAAGTTGGTCCCGCTGTTGTTAATATTTCAATTCCACAAG ATTTTTATGGCGTTACTACTGGAAGGAGTATAGGATCAGGAACAATCATTGACAAGGATGGTACAATCTTGACATGTGCTCATGTTGTGGTTGATTTTCACGGCTCAAGAAGTTCATCCAAAGGGAAG ATTGAAGTTACTTTGCAAGATGGAAGGACGTTTGAGGGGAAAGTGGTGAATGCTGACATGCATTCAGATATTGCTGTTGTGAAGATAAATTCTGAAACCCCACTACCGGATGCAAAGCTTGGTAATTCAAGTAGGCTTCGCCCTGGAGATTGGGTAATAGCCATGGGTTGTCCTCTTT CCCTTCAGAATACTGTCACCGCCGGCATCGTAAG TTGCGTTGACCGTAAAAGCAGTGATTTAGGGTTTAGTGGCTTGCCGAGAGAGTATTTACAAACAGATTGTGCAATTAACGTG GGAAATTCTGGAGGACCACTTGTCAATATGGATGGAGAAATTGTTGGTGTGAACATCATGAAAGTGTTGTCTGCTGATGGTTTGGGTTTTTCTGTACCAATCAACTCTGTGTGTAAAATTATAGAGCATTTCAAGAAAAGCGG GAGAGTAATACGCCCTTGGCTTGGACTAAGAATGCTTGATCTAAATGAGATGATTATTGCGCAGCTTAAAAAAAAAGATGCTTCATTCCCAAATGTCAGTAAGGGCATTCTTGTACCAATG GTAACTCCTGGGTCCCCTGGTGATCGTGCTGGGTTCTGTCCTGGTGATGTTGTCATTCAATTTGATGGAAAGCCCGTCGAAAGCATGAAGGAG ATATAA
- the LOC101501039 gene encoding acyl-CoA-binding domain-containing protein 4 isoform X2, with product MAMARASSGLQYPKRFYAAASYVGFDGSNSPTKTLTSKFPKSTALLLYSLYQQASVGPCNIPEPSTWKIVEHSKWASWNQLGNMSSTEAMRLFVKILEEEDPGWYSRASNSVAEPVIDVQMNYNSKVEPVIENGNTYPETKTISYENGRQVETQDKDVVVDGFGSVEVYDQWIAPPVSGQRPKARYEHGAAVVQDKLYIYGGNHNGRYLSDLHVLDLRSWTWSKVEAKAGDESPTTLNPCAGHSLIAWGNKLLSIAGHTKDPSESIQAKEFDLQTATWSTLKTYGKAPISRGGQSVTLVGNSLVIFGGQDAKRTLLNDLHILDLETMTWDEIDAVGAPPSPRSDHSAAVHVERYLLIFGGGSHATCYNDLHVLDLQTMEWSRPTQQGEIPTPRAGHAGVTVGESWFIVGGGDNKSGASETVVLNMSTLAWSVVTSVQGRVSVASESLSLVVSSYDGEDVLVSFGGYNGRYNNEVYVLKPSHKSTLQSKIIENSIPDSVDAAPNATNATNATRDLESEFGAGHEGKVWEISVDNAEPTKSKGDLLSVLKAEKEELESSLSKEKLHTLQLKQELADAESSNSDLYKELQSIRGQLAAEQSRCFKLEVEVAELGQKLQTFGTLQKELELLQRQKAASEQAALNARQRQGSGSVWGWLAGTPPNPNADDE from the exons GCTAGTGTAGGACCTTGTAACATCCCAGAACCCAGTACATGGAAAATTGTGGAACATAGCAAATGGGCCAG TTGGAACCAGCTTGGAAACATGTCTTCCACGGAAGCGATGCGtctttttgtgaaaatattggAG GAAGAAGATCCCGGTTGGTATTCCAGAGCATCTAACTCTGTTGCAGAGCCTGTAATTGACGTTCAAATGAAT TATAATTCCAAAGTTGAACCAGTAATTGAGAATGGGAACACTTACCCAGAGACTAAAACTATTTCCTATGAAAATGGAAGGCAAGTTGAAACGCAGGATAAAGATGTTGTTGTGGACGGCTTTGGTTCAGTTGAAGTCTATGATCAATGGATTGCACCTCCAGTATCTGGTCAACGCCCAAAAGCCCGATATGAG CATGGAGCTGCAGTTGTGCAAGATAAATTGTACATATATGGTGGAAATCACAATGGTCGTTACCTTAGTGATCTTCAT GTTTTGGATTTGAGAAGTTGGACTTGGTCAAAGGTCGAGGCTAAGGCTGGAGATGAGTCCCCTACAACTTTGAACCCTTGTGCTGGCCATTCTTTG ATTGCATGGGGAAATAAGCTCCTGTCAATTGCTGGTCACACAAAAGATCCTTCCGAAAGTATCCAAg CAAAAGAGTTTGATCTACAAACAGCAACATGGTCAACTCTAAAGACTTATGGGAAAGCTCCG ATATCACGAGGAGGCCAATCAGTGACCCTTGTTGGGAATAGCTTAGTAATTTTTGGTGGGCAAGATGCAAAGAGGACTCTATTGAATGACCTGCATATTCTTGACTTGGAAACTATGACATGGGATGAAATTGATGCTGT TGGAGCGCCTCCTTCCCCAAGGTCTGATCATAGTGCTGCTGTACATGTGGAGCGATACTTACTCATCTTTGGAGGGGGTTCACATGCAACTTGCTACAATGATTTACATGTTCTCGATTTGCAAACC ATGGAATGGTCTCGCCCCACACAACAAGGTGAGATACCAACTCCACGTGCAGGACATGCTGGTGTGACAGTAGGCGAGAGCTGGTTCATTGTTGGTGGCGGCGACAACAAGAGCG GGGCTTCCGAGACGGTTGTACTGAATATGTCTACTCTGGCTTGGTCAGTGGTAACATCTGTGCAAGGACGTGTTTCTGTTGCTAGTGAG AGCTTGAGTTTGGTTGTAAGCTCCTATGATGGTGAAGATGTGCTTGTATCTTTCGGAGGGTACAATGGACGGTACAACAATGAA GTCTATGTTCTTAAACCAAGCCATAAATCGACCTTGCAAtccaaaataattgaaaattctaTACCCGACAGTGTTGATGCTGCCCCAAATGCAACAAATGCAACAAATGCTACCCGAGATTTGGAGTCTGAATTTGGAGCAGGCCACGAAGGGAAAGTTTGGGAAATTTCTGTGGACAACGCTGAACCAACA AAATCCAAAGGTGATCTCCTATCAGTCCTGAAGGCTGAGAAAGAAGAGTTGGAATCATCGCTCAGTAAGGAGAAGCTGCATACTCTACAACTAAAGCAAGAGTTGGCTGATGCTGAGTCTAGTAACTCTGACCTTTACAAG GAGCTCCAATCAATACGTGGTCAGCTTGCTGCTGAGCAGTCAAGGTGTTTCAAACTTGAG GTGGAGGTTGCTGAATTAGGTCAGAAGCTCCAAACCTTTGGGACATTACAGAAGGAGCTTGAACTCCTCCAGCGGCAAAAAGCTGCATCAGAGCAAGCTGCCTTAAATGCAAGACAGAGGCAGGGTTCAGGCAGTGTGTGGGGTTGGCTTGCCGGTACCCCCCCTAACCCAAATGCAGATGACGAGTGA
- the LOC101500089 gene encoding probable histone H2A.5 gives MEDTTTTTTTTKGAGGRKGERKKAVSKSAKAGLQFPVGRIARYLKKGRYSQRLATGAPIYLAAVLEYLAAEVLELAGNAARDNKKTRINPRHVLLAVRNDDELGKLLHGVTIASGGVLPNINPVLLPKKTGSAAAESSTSSKSPKK, from the exons ATGGAAGACACAACCACAACCACAACAACAACGAAGGGTGCCGGTGGTAGAAAAGGCGAAAGAAAGAAAGCCGTTTCAAAATCCGCTAAAGCAGGTCTTCAATTCCCCGTTGGCCGTATCGCTAGATACTTGAAAAAAGGACGCTATTCACAGCGTTTAGCTACCGGAGCACCAATTTACCTTGCCGCCGTTCTTGAATATCTCGCTGCCGAG GTTCTTGAATTGGCTGGAAATGCTGCGAGAGATAACAAGAAGACTAGGATTAACCCTAGACACGTGTTGCTTGCTGTGAGGAATGATGATGAGTTAGGGAAACTGCTTCATGGTGTTACCATTGCTAGCGGTGGTGTTTTGCCTAATATTAACCCCGTGTTGTTGCCTAAGAAGACTGGTAGTGCTGCTGCTGAGTCATCTACCTCATCAAAGTCTCCCAAGAAATAG
- the LOC101501039 gene encoding acyl-CoA-binding domain-containing protein 4 isoform X1, which produces MAMARASSGLQYPKRFYAAASYVGFDGSNSPTKTLTSKFPKSTALLLYSLYQQASVGPCNIPEPSTWKIVEHSKWASWNQLGNMSSTEAMRLFVKILEEEDPGWYSRASNSVAEPVIDVQMNYNSKVEPVIENGNTYPETKTISYENGRQVETQDKDVVVDGFGSVEVYDQWIAPPVSGQRPKARYEHGAAVVQDKLYIYGGNHNGRYLSDLHVLDLRSWTWSKVEAKAGDESPTTLNPCAGHSLIAWGNKLLSIAGHTKDPSESIQAKEFDLQTATWSTLKTYGKAPISRGGQSVTLVGNSLVIFGGQDAKRTLLNDLHILDLETMTWDEIDAVSGAPPSPRSDHSAAVHVERYLLIFGGGSHATCYNDLHVLDLQTMEWSRPTQQGEIPTPRAGHAGVTVGESWFIVGGGDNKSGASETVVLNMSTLAWSVVTSVQGRVSVASESLSLVVSSYDGEDVLVSFGGYNGRYNNEVYVLKPSHKSTLQSKIIENSIPDSVDAAPNATNATNATRDLESEFGAGHEGKVWEISVDNAEPTKSKGDLLSVLKAEKEELESSLSKEKLHTLQLKQELADAESSNSDLYKELQSIRGQLAAEQSRCFKLEVEVAELGQKLQTFGTLQKELELLQRQKAASEQAALNARQRQGSGSVWGWLAGTPPNPNADDE; this is translated from the exons GCTAGTGTAGGACCTTGTAACATCCCAGAACCCAGTACATGGAAAATTGTGGAACATAGCAAATGGGCCAG TTGGAACCAGCTTGGAAACATGTCTTCCACGGAAGCGATGCGtctttttgtgaaaatattggAG GAAGAAGATCCCGGTTGGTATTCCAGAGCATCTAACTCTGTTGCAGAGCCTGTAATTGACGTTCAAATGAAT TATAATTCCAAAGTTGAACCAGTAATTGAGAATGGGAACACTTACCCAGAGACTAAAACTATTTCCTATGAAAATGGAAGGCAAGTTGAAACGCAGGATAAAGATGTTGTTGTGGACGGCTTTGGTTCAGTTGAAGTCTATGATCAATGGATTGCACCTCCAGTATCTGGTCAACGCCCAAAAGCCCGATATGAG CATGGAGCTGCAGTTGTGCAAGATAAATTGTACATATATGGTGGAAATCACAATGGTCGTTACCTTAGTGATCTTCAT GTTTTGGATTTGAGAAGTTGGACTTGGTCAAAGGTCGAGGCTAAGGCTGGAGATGAGTCCCCTACAACTTTGAACCCTTGTGCTGGCCATTCTTTG ATTGCATGGGGAAATAAGCTCCTGTCAATTGCTGGTCACACAAAAGATCCTTCCGAAAGTATCCAAg CAAAAGAGTTTGATCTACAAACAGCAACATGGTCAACTCTAAAGACTTATGGGAAAGCTCCG ATATCACGAGGAGGCCAATCAGTGACCCTTGTTGGGAATAGCTTAGTAATTTTTGGTGGGCAAGATGCAAAGAGGACTCTATTGAATGACCTGCATATTCTTGACTTGGAAACTATGACATGGGATGAAATTGATGCTGT CAGTGGAGCGCCTCCTTCCCCAAGGTCTGATCATAGTGCTGCTGTACATGTGGAGCGATACTTACTCATCTTTGGAGGGGGTTCACATGCAACTTGCTACAATGATTTACATGTTCTCGATTTGCAAACC ATGGAATGGTCTCGCCCCACACAACAAGGTGAGATACCAACTCCACGTGCAGGACATGCTGGTGTGACAGTAGGCGAGAGCTGGTTCATTGTTGGTGGCGGCGACAACAAGAGCG GGGCTTCCGAGACGGTTGTACTGAATATGTCTACTCTGGCTTGGTCAGTGGTAACATCTGTGCAAGGACGTGTTTCTGTTGCTAGTGAG AGCTTGAGTTTGGTTGTAAGCTCCTATGATGGTGAAGATGTGCTTGTATCTTTCGGAGGGTACAATGGACGGTACAACAATGAA GTCTATGTTCTTAAACCAAGCCATAAATCGACCTTGCAAtccaaaataattgaaaattctaTACCCGACAGTGTTGATGCTGCCCCAAATGCAACAAATGCAACAAATGCTACCCGAGATTTGGAGTCTGAATTTGGAGCAGGCCACGAAGGGAAAGTTTGGGAAATTTCTGTGGACAACGCTGAACCAACA AAATCCAAAGGTGATCTCCTATCAGTCCTGAAGGCTGAGAAAGAAGAGTTGGAATCATCGCTCAGTAAGGAGAAGCTGCATACTCTACAACTAAAGCAAGAGTTGGCTGATGCTGAGTCTAGTAACTCTGACCTTTACAAG GAGCTCCAATCAATACGTGGTCAGCTTGCTGCTGAGCAGTCAAGGTGTTTCAAACTTGAG GTGGAGGTTGCTGAATTAGGTCAGAAGCTCCAAACCTTTGGGACATTACAGAAGGAGCTTGAACTCCTCCAGCGGCAAAAAGCTGCATCAGAGCAAGCTGCCTTAAATGCAAGACAGAGGCAGGGTTCAGGCAGTGTGTGGGGTTGGCTTGCCGGTACCCCCCCTAACCCAAATGCAGATGACGAGTGA
- the LOC101500419 gene encoding putative protease Do-like 14 isoform X1, translated as MSYFLSKLVRFNRSSVVGAVGIVSVGSTLLFSDDDTRFRTFVTARLPLPSQDASLLTLAVPNDLFPPHLPSFGQHGILSLSSYRVGPGSSSDISKEASGAVHDGSKPCGCFGRDTIANAAAKVGPAVVNISIPQDFYGVTTGRSIGSGTIIDKDGTILTCAHVVVDFHGSRSSSKGKIEVTLQDGRTFEGKVVNADMHSDIAVVKINSETPLPDAKLGNSSRLRPGDWVIAMGCPLSLQNTVTAGIVSCVDRKSSDLGFSGLPREYLQTDCAINVGNSGGPLVNMDGEIVGVNIMKVLSADGLGFSVPINSVCKIIEHFKKSGRVIRPWLGLRMLDLNEMIIAQLKKKDASFPNVSKGILVPMVTPGSPGDRAGFCPGDVVIQFDGKPVESMKEVIEIMGDKVGVPVKVVVKRVGDKLATLTVIPEESNLDL; from the exons ATGAGCTATTTTCTG AGTAAACTTGTTCGTTTTAATAGAAGCTCTGTGGTTGGAGCTGTTGGGATCGTGTCTGTTGGTTCGACTCTACTCTTCTCCGATGATGATACTCGTTTCA GAACGTTTGTAACTGCGCGGTTACCTTTGCCATCACAAGATGCGTCATTGTTGACATTGGCCGTGCCGAATGATTTGTTTCCTCCACATTTGCCTTCTTTTGGTCAACATG GAATACTTTCGCTGTCATCTTATAGAGTCGGTCCTGGTTCTTCCTCCGACATATCCAAGGAAGCTTCTGGGGCTGTTCATGATGGATCAAAACCATGTGGTTGTTTTGGCAGAGATACTATTGCAAATGCTGCAGCGAAAGTTGGTCCCGCTGTTGTTAATATTTCAATTCCACAAG ATTTTTATGGCGTTACTACTGGAAGGAGTATAGGATCAGGAACAATCATTGACAAGGATGGTACAATCTTGACATGTGCTCATGTTGTGGTTGATTTTCACGGCTCAAGAAGTTCATCCAAAGGGAAG ATTGAAGTTACTTTGCAAGATGGAAGGACGTTTGAGGGGAAAGTGGTGAATGCTGACATGCATTCAGATATTGCTGTTGTGAAGATAAATTCTGAAACCCCACTACCGGATGCAAAGCTTGGTAATTCAAGTAGGCTTCGCCCTGGAGATTGGGTAATAGCCATGGGTTGTCCTCTTT CCCTTCAGAATACTGTCACCGCCGGCATCGTAAG TTGCGTTGACCGTAAAAGCAGTGATTTAGGGTTTAGTGGCTTGCCGAGAGAGTATTTACAAACAGATTGTGCAATTAACGTG GGAAATTCTGGAGGACCACTTGTCAATATGGATGGAGAAATTGTTGGTGTGAACATCATGAAAGTGTTGTCTGCTGATGGTTTGGGTTTTTCTGTACCAATCAACTCTGTGTGTAAAATTATAGAGCATTTCAAGAAAAGCGG GAGAGTAATACGCCCTTGGCTTGGACTAAGAATGCTTGATCTAAATGAGATGATTATTGCGCAGCTTAAAAAAAAAGATGCTTCATTCCCAAATGTCAGTAAGGGCATTCTTGTACCAATG GTAACTCCTGGGTCCCCTGGTGATCGTGCTGGGTTCTGTCCTGGTGATGTTGTCATTCAATTTGATGGAAAGCCCGTCGAAAGCATGAAGGAG GTAATTGAAATAATGGGGGACAAAGTTGGTGTGCCCGTGAAGGTTGTAGTTAAAAGAGTGGGCGATAAATTGGCAACTTTAACTGTGATCCCGGAGGAATCCAATCTCGATTTGTAG